Proteins encoded by one window of Arabidopsis thaliana chromosome 2, partial sequence:
- a CDS encoding Scorpion toxin-like knottin superfamily protein (Scorpion toxin-like knottin superfamily protein; FUNCTIONS IN: ion channel inhibitor activity; INVOLVED IN: defense response; LOCATED IN: endomembrane system, extracellular region; EXPRESSED IN: 20 plant structures; EXPRESSED DURING: 13 growth stages; CONTAINS InterPro DOMAIN/s: Scorpion long chain toxin (InterPro:IPR002061), Knottin (InterPro:IPR003614); BEST Arabidopsis thaliana protein match is: Scorpion toxin-like knottin superfamily protein (TAIR:AT1G47540.1); Has 146 Blast hits to 146 proteins in 7 species: Archae - 0; Bacteria - 0; Metazoa - 0; Fungi - 0; Plants - 145; Viruses - 0; Other Eukaryotes - 1 (source: NCBI BLink).), producing the protein MAKMSALSIFAIFIILVLVIFEIPEIEAHDSECLKEYGGDVGFGFCAPKIFPTICYRNCQKDKGANGGKCLWGEGGKVKCLCDFCSNESFNQFISLT; encoded by the exons ATGGCAAAGATGTCAGCACTTTCTATCTTCGCCATCTTTATCATCCTCGTTCTGGTTATCTTTG AAATACCTGAGATAGAAGCACATGATAGCGAGTGTCTGAAAGAATATGGGGGTGATGTTGGGTTTGGCTTCTGTGCGCCTAAGATATTTCCGACGATTTGTTATAGAAATTGCCAAAAGGACAAGGGGGCTAATGGTGGAAAATGCCTCTGGGGAGAGGGCGGTAAAGTGAAATGCTTATGCGACTTCTGCAGCAATGAATCTTTTAATCAGTTTATAAGTCTTACTTGA
- a CDS encoding scorpion toxin-like knottin superfamily protein (Scorpion toxin-like knottin superfamily protein; FUNCTIONS IN: ion channel inhibitor activity; INVOLVED IN: defense response; LOCATED IN: endomembrane system, extracellular region; EXPRESSED IN: 22 plant structures; EXPRESSED DURING: 13 growth stages; CONTAINS InterPro DOMAIN/s: Scorpion long chain toxin (InterPro:IPR002061), Knottin (InterPro:IPR003614); BEST Arabidopsis thaliana protein match is: Scorpion toxin-like knottin superfamily protein (TAIR:AT2G43535.1); Has 147 Blast hits to 147 proteins in 8 species: Archae - 0; Bacteria - 0; Metazoa - 1; Fungi - 0; Plants - 145; Viruses - 0; Other Eukaryotes - 1 (source: NCBI BLink).): MKFVSVFLVLFIFFLVVLEAPEKIEAKDDKFICVVEYGGDVGPTFCNPKFFPTLCRQNCRSFKGAKGGKCVKQPKHKHIKCFCDYCKDD, from the exons ATGAAGTTTGTTTCCGTCTTCCTCGTTctgtttatcttcttcctcgtcgtTCTTG AGGCCCCGGAGAAGATAGAAGCCAAAGACGACAAGTTCATATGTGTGGTTGAGTATGGAGGAGACGTGGGTCCAACGTTCTGTAACCCTAAATTCTTCCCCACGTTGTGCCGTCAAAACTGCCGGAGCTTCAAAGGTGCCAAAGGCGGTAAATGCGTGAAGCAAcccaaacacaaacatatcaAGTGCTTCTGCGACTACTGTAAAGACGACTAG
- a CDS encoding Chitinase family protein (Chitinase family protein; FUNCTIONS IN: chitin binding, chitinase activity; INVOLVED IN: carbohydrate metabolic process, cell wall macromolecule catabolic process; LOCATED IN: endomembrane system; EXPRESSED IN: shoot apex, sperm cell, root; CONTAINS InterPro DOMAIN/s: Chitin-binding, type 1, conserved site (InterPro:IPR018371), Glycoside hydrolase, family 19 (InterPro:IPR016283), Chitin-binding, type 1 (InterPro:IPR001002), Glycoside hydrolase, family 19, catalytic (InterPro:IPR000726); BEST Arabidopsis thaliana protein match is: Chitinase family protein (TAIR:AT1G56680.1); Has 1828 Blast hits to 1819 proteins in 335 species: Archae - 0; Bacteria - 297; Metazoa - 13; Fungi - 22; Plants - 1436; Viruses - 1; Other Eukaryotes - 59 (source: NCBI BLink).): MTIKNVIFSLFILAILAETVFSQNCMDTSCPGLKECCSRWGFCGTKDEYCGFFCFSGPCNIKGKSYGYDYNVDAGPRGKIETVITSALFDSIMSKVESNCSAKGFYTYEAFITAFKSFGAYKGKVAKREIAAILAHFSYGSKSFCYKEEISNERYCSKSKKYPCEPGKNYYGRGLLQSITWNEYYGAGKHLGLPLLKDPDLVSRSPEVAFKFAMWFWNRNVRPALYLGFGEITKRVDGRECGNWRRDDTKNKVKQYIEFCEMLGVTPDQGLDC; this comes from the exons ATGACCATCAAAAACGTCATTTTTTCCCTCTTCATTCTAGCAATTTTGGCCGAGACCGTGTTCTCGCAGAACTGCATGGATACTAGTTGCCCTGGCCTTAAGGAATGTTGCAGCAGATGGGGTTTCTGTGGCACCAAAGATGAATACTGcggatttttttgtttcagtgGCCCTTGCAATATCAAGGGAAAATCATACGGATACGACTACAACGTTGATGCCGGTCCACGTGGTAAAATAGAAACCGTTATCACATCAGCGTTGTTCGATAGCATCATGAGCAAAGTCGAAAGCAACTGCTCGGCAAAAGGATTCTACACTTATGAGGCTTTCATTACTGCTTTCAAATCTTTTGGAGCTTACAAAGGAAAGGTGGCTAAACGTGAGATCGCTGCTATATTGGCTCATTTCTCATACGGATCTAAAA GTTTTtgttacaaagaagaaatatcGAACGAGAGATATTGTTCAAAGAGCAAGAAGTACCCTTGTGAACCGGGGAAAAACTACTATGGTCGTGGTTTGCTACAATCAATCACATGGAACGAGTATTACGGTGCCGGCAAGCACCTCGGGCTACCTCTACTGAAGGATCCAGATCTGGTGTCTCGTAGTCCAGAAGTTGCTTTCAAATTCGCAATGTGGTTCTGGAATAGAAACGTGCGTCCCGCTTTGTACTTAGGATTTGGAGAAATCACAAAGAGAGTTGATGGCCGTGAATGTGGTAACTGGCGTCGCGATGATACGAAGAACAAAGTTAAGCAATACATAGAGTTCTGCGAGATGCTTGGAGTAACTCCTGATCAAGGTCTCGATTGTTAA
- a CDS encoding FKBP-like peptidyl-prolyl cis-trans isomerase family protein — translation MLLVLGVSGGLSMSSLAAYAAGLPPEDKPRLCEAECEKELENVPMVTTESGLQYKDIKVGRGPSPPVGFQVAANYVAMVPSGQIFDSSLEKGLPYLFRVGSGQVIKGLDEGILSMKAGGKRRLYIPGPLAFPKGLVSAPGRPRVAPNSPVIFDVSLEFIPGLDSEEE, via the exons ATGCTTTTGGTACTCGGCGTCTCAGGAGGATTATCAATGAGCTCACTTGCGGCGTATGCAGCTGGTTTACCTCCAGAAGATAAACCAAGACTCTGTGAAGCAGAATGCGAGAAAGAGCTTGAAAAT gTTCCAATGGTAACTACAGAGTCAGGGCTTCAGTATAAGGATATTAAAGTTGGTAGAGGCCCGAGTCCACCGGTTGGTTTTCAG GTTGCTGCTAATTATGTGGCTATGGTTCCATCAGGGCAAATATTCGACAG TTCTCTGGAGAAAGGTCTACCGTATCTATTTCGCGTTGGCTCTGGCCAG GTGATCAAAGGACTTGATGAAGGAATCTTGAGTATGAAAGCTGGTGGCAAACGTAGACTCTACATCCCAGGGCCT TTGGCGTTTCCAAAGGGTCTAGTTTCAGCTCCAGGGAGGCCGAGAGTTGCGCCAAACAGCCCGGTGATATTTGACGTGAGCTTAGAGTTCATACCAGGTCTCGATTCAGAGGAAGAgtga
- a CDS encoding Chitinase family protein (Chitinase family protein; FUNCTIONS IN: chitin binding, chitinase activity; INVOLVED IN: carbohydrate metabolic process, cell wall macromolecule catabolic process; LOCATED IN: endomembrane system; CONTAINS InterPro DOMAIN/s: Chitin-binding, type 1, conserved site (InterPro:IPR018371), Glycoside hydrolase, family 19 (InterPro:IPR016283), Chitin-binding, type 1 (InterPro:IPR001002), Glycoside hydrolase, family 19, catalytic (InterPro:IPR000726); BEST Arabidopsis thaliana protein match is: Chitinase family protein (TAIR:AT2G43590.1); Has 2596 Blast hits to 2382 proteins in 484 species: Archae - 0; Bacteria - 530; Metazoa - 33; Fungi - 193; Plants - 1749; Viruses - 5; Other Eukaryotes - 86 (source: NCBI BLink).) translates to MALTKIFLILLLSLLGLYSETVKSQNCDCAPNLCCSQFGYCGTTADYCGSTCQSGPCRVGGPPTGAGLVGNIVTQIFFNNIINQAGNGCAGKSFYTRDSFINATNTFPSFANTVTRREIATMFAHFTYETGHFCYIEEINGASRVMCDQNNRQYPCAPAKSYHGRGPLLLSWNFNYGACGQSLGLDLLRQPELVSSNPVVAFRTALWFWMKSVRPVLNQGFGATIRAISGFDCDGRNLGGVNARIGYYRDYCGQLGLDPGANITC, encoded by the exons ATGGCTCTCACAAAAATCTTCTTAATCCTTCTCCTATCCCTCTTAGGTTTATATTCTGAAACCGTCAAATCTCAAAACTGCGATTGCGCCCCTAACCTATGTTGCAGTCAGTTCGGTTATTGCGGTACCACTGCAGATTACTGTGGTTCTACGTGCCAATCAGGTCCTTGTAGAGTCGGTGGACCCCCTACCGGTGCCGGTTTGGTTGGTAATATCGTGacacaaattttctttaacaacatTATCAACCAAGCCGGTAATGGATGCGCGGGAAAAAGTTTTTACACCCGGGACTCTTTCATTAACGCCACCAATACTTTCCCCAGCTTTGCTAATACCGTTACTAGACGTGAAATTGCTACCATGTTTGCTCATTTCACTTACGAGACAGGAC ACTTCTGCTACATAGAAGAGATAAACGGGGCGTCACGTGTCATGTGCGACCAGAACAACAGGCAATATCCATGTGCACCGGCCAAGAGCTACCATGGCCGTGGTCCGCTCCTACTATCATGGAACTTCAACTATGGAGCATGCGGCCAGAGTCTCGGCTTAGACCTCCTACGCCAGCCCGAGCTGGTGAGTAGTAACCCAGTCGTGGCTTTCAGGACGGCTCTGTGGTTTTGGATGAAGAGCGTGAGGCCTGTATTGAACCAGGGATTTGGAGCCACCATAAGAGCCATCAGCGGTTTCGACTGTGACGGTAGGAACTTAGGTGGGGTGAACGCAAGGATTGGCTACTATAGAGACTATTGTGGGCAGCTTGGTTTGGACCCTGGCGCCAACATAACTTGCTAA
- the CHI gene encoding chitinase (''chitinase, putative'' (CHI); FUNCTIONS IN: chitin binding, chitinase activity; INVOLVED IN: carbohydrate metabolic process, cell wall macromolecule catabolic process; LOCATED IN: apoplast, plant-type cell wall; EXPRESSED IN: 15 plant structures; EXPRESSED DURING: 10 growth stages; CONTAINS InterPro DOMAIN/s: Chitin-binding, type 1, conserved site (InterPro:IPR018371), Glycoside hydrolase, family 19 (InterPro:IPR016283), Chitin-binding, type 1 (InterPro:IPR001002), Glycoside hydrolase, family 19, catalytic (InterPro:IPR000726); BEST Arabidopsis thaliana protein match is: Chitinase family protein (TAIR:AT2G43590.1); Has 2763 Blast hits to 2517 proteins in 507 species: Archae - 0; Bacteria - 569; Metazoa - 35; Fungi - 239; Plants - 1787; Viruses - 9; Other Eukaryotes - 124 (source: NCBI BLink).) encodes MAKPTSRNDRFALFFITLIFLILTVSKPVASQNCGCASDFCCSKYGYCGTTDEFCGEGCQAGPCRSSGGGGDPAVSLEGTVTPDFFNSILNQRGDCPGKGFYTHDTFMAAANSYPSFGASISKREIAAFFAHVAQETGFMCYIEEIDGPAKAASGEYCDTEKPEFPCAQGKGYYGRGAIQLSWNYNYGLCGKALDENLLASPEKVAQDQVLAFKTAFWFWTTNVRTSFKSGFGATIRAVNSRECSGGDSTAKAANRIKYFQDYCGKLGVAPGDNLTC; translated from the exons ATGGCTAAACCCACATCACGAAATGACCGATTTGCCCTTTTCTTCATAACCCTAATTTTCCTGATCCTAACCGTTTCCAAACCGGTCGCCTCTCAAAACTGTGGCTGCGCCTCTGACTTCTGTTGCAGCAAATATGGCTACTGTGGTACGACCGATGAGTTCTGCGGCGAGGGCTGCCAGGCAGGACCTTGCCGGAGCAGTGGAGGCGGTGGAGATCCTGCTGTTTCACTAGAAGGAACGGTGACACCTGACTTCTTTAACTCTATACTAAACCAAAGAGGTGATTGTCCTGGCAAAGGATTCTACACTCACGACACCTTCATGGCCGCAGCTAATTCTTACCCTAGCTTCGGTGCTTCCATCTCCAAACGCGAAATCGCGGCGTTTTTCGCTCACGTAGCCCAAGAAACAGGGT TCATGTGTTACATTGAGGAAATTGATGGACCAGCCAAGGCCGCATCCGGAGAGTACTGCGACACAGAGAAACCAGAGTTCCCATGTGCACAAGGAAAGGGCTACTATGGCCGTGGTGCAATCCAGCTCTCTTGGAACTACAACTACGGTCTCTGTGGCAAAGCCTTGGACGAGAACTTATTGGCTTCACCAGAGAAAGTTGCTCAAGACCAGGTTCTTGCCTTCAAGACCGCTTTCTGGTTCTGGACCACTAATGTTCGCACGAGTTTTAAATCGGGCTTTGGCGCAACAATCAGGGCAGTGAATAGTAGGGAGTGTAGCGGAGGAGATTCTACAGCCAAAGCCGCCAACAGGATTAAGTATTTCCAAGACTATTGTGGCAAGCTTGGAGTTGCACCTGGAGATAACCTCACTTGTTAA
- a CDS encoding uncharacterized protein (unknown protein; FUNCTIONS IN: molecular_function unknown; INVOLVED IN: N-terminal protein myristoylation; LOCATED IN: cellular_component unknown; EXPRESSED IN: 22 plant structures; EXPRESSED DURING: 13 growth stages; Has 27 Blast hits to 27 proteins in 12 species: Archae - 0; Bacteria - 0; Metazoa - 0; Fungi - 0; Plants - 27; Viruses - 0; Other Eukaryotes - 0 (source: NCBI BLink).) yields the protein MGISGSKRVTTILSNSPEFDSACDSAYDESLSLAQHAFAGVRPYQLVSAAAHIHRNLSALRFPLITRWLSSPPSQSQVDSALRVTVSRVTAADEEEILGQEEFKKWAVEVFAEAVVGNARKTIASRIPLGIVGIGGIGAVTRSGQNLIGAAIGVYAIGVATSVFLSLTD from the coding sequence atggggATATCGGGTTCAAAGCGAGTTACGACGATTCTATCTAACTCGCCCGAGTTTGACTCGGCTTGTGACTCAGCATACGacgaatctctctctcttgcaCAGCATGCTTTCGCCGGAGTTCGTCCTTACCAGCTCGTCTCCGCCGCCGCCCACATCCACCGGAATCTTTCCGCTCTTCGTTTCCCTCTAATCACCAGATGGCTCTCTTCTCCTCCGAGTCAATCCCAAGTCGACTCAGCTCTCCGAGTCACCGTCTCTCGAGTCACGGCGGCGGATGAGGAGGAGATCCTCGGGCAAGAGGAGTTCAAGAAATGGGCCGTCGAGGTTTTCGCGGAAGCCGTTGTGGGAAACGCGAGGAAGACAATAGCGAGTCGGATTCCGTTAGGAATCGTCGGAATCGGTGGGATCGGCGCCGTGACTCGGTCGGGTCAAAACTTGATCGGAGCTGCGATTGGTGTGTACGCGATAGGAGTTGCTACTTCCGTTTTTCTAAGCCTCActgattag
- a CDS encoding Chitinase family protein (Chitinase family protein; FUNCTIONS IN: chitin binding, chitinase activity; INVOLVED IN: carbohydrate metabolic process, cell wall macromolecule catabolic process; LOCATED IN: endomembrane system; EXPRESSED IN: 7 plant structures; EXPRESSED DURING: LP.04 four leaves visible, 4 anthesis, C globular stage, LP.02 two leaves visible; CONTAINS InterPro DOMAIN/s: Chitin-binding, type 1, conserved site (InterPro:IPR018371), Glycoside hydrolase, family 19 (InterPro:IPR016283), Chitin-binding, type 1 (InterPro:IPR001002), Glycoside hydrolase, family 19, catalytic (InterPro:IPR000726); BEST Arabidopsis thaliana protein match is: Chitinase family protein (TAIR:AT2G43580.1); Has 2744 Blast hits to 2502 proteins in 524 species: Archae - 0; Bacteria - 615; Metazoa - 34; Fungi - 202; Plants - 1760; Viruses - 20; Other Eukaryotes - 113 (source: NCBI BLink).) gives MAFTKISLVLLLCLLGFFSETVKSQNCGCAPNLCCSQFGYCGTDDAYCGVGCRSGPCRGSGTPTGGSVGSIVTQGFFNNIINQAGNGCAGKRFYTRDSFVNAANTFPNFANSVTRREIATMFAHFTHETGHFCYIEEINGATRNYCQSSNTQYPCAPGKGYFGRGPIQLSWNYNYGACGQSLGLDLLRQPELVGSNPTVAFRTGLWFWMNSVRPVLNQGFGATIRAINGMECNGGNSGAVNARIGYYRDYCGQLGVDPGPNLSC, from the exons atGGCTTTCACAAAAATCTCCTTAGTCCTTCTTCTCTGCCTCTTAGGTTTCTTTTCTGAAACTGTCAAGTCTCAAAACTGCGGTTGCGCTCCAAACCTCTGTTGCAGTCAGTTCGGTTACTGTGGTACCGACGATGCATACTGCGGTGTTGGATGCCGATCAGGTCCTTGTAGAGGTAGTGGAACCCCGACCGGAGGGTCGGTCGGTAGCATTGTGACACAAGGTTTCTTTAACAATATTATCAACCAAGCTGGTAATGGTTGCGCGGGGAAAAGATTCTACACCCGTGACTCTTTCGTTAACGCCGCTAATACTTTCCCCAACTTTGCCAATTCTGTTACCAGACGTGAAATTGCTACCATGTTTGCTCATTTCACTCACGAGACCGGAC ATTTCTGCTACATAGAAGAGATTAACGGAGCAACACGTAACTACTGCCAGAGCAGCAACACACAATACCCATGTGCACCGGGAAAAGGCTACTTCGGTCGTGGTCCGATCCAACTATCATGGAACTACAACTACGGAGCGTGTGGTCAAAGTCTCGGTCTTGACCTTCTACGCCAGCCCGAACTTGTGGGTAGCAACCCAACTGTAGCTTTCAGGACGGGTTTGTGGTTTTGGATGAATAGCGTAAGGCCGGTTCTGAACCAAGGGTTTGGAGCCACCATTAGAGCTATTAATGGAATGGAATGTAACGGTGGTAATTCCGGTGCAGTCAACGCAAGGATTGGATACTATAGAGACTATTGTGGACAGCTTGGTGTGGACCCTGGTCCTAACCTTAGTTGCTAA
- a CDS encoding scorpion toxin-like knottin superfamily protein (Scorpion toxin-like knottin superfamily protein; FUNCTIONS IN: ion channel inhibitor activity; INVOLVED IN: defense response; LOCATED IN: endomembrane system, extracellular region; EXPRESSED IN: 22 plant structures; EXPRESSED DURING: 13 growth stages; CONTAINS InterPro DOMAIN/s: Scorpion long chain toxin (InterPro:IPR002061), Knottin (InterPro:IPR003614); BEST Arabidopsis thaliana protein match is: trypsin inhibitor protein 2 (TAIR:AT2G43520.1); Has 146 Blast hits to 146 proteins in 7 species: Archae - 0; Bacteria - 0; Metazoa - 0; Fungi - 0; Plants - 145; Viruses - 0; Other Eukaryotes - 1 (source: NCBI BLink).), with protein sequence MAMKSVSNFAIFLILFLVTSEISEIEAKDKECLKGYIDAPLSYCMARIYPSLCYRNCRFYKGAKGGKCDGLKCFCDFCSDKPF encoded by the exons ATGGCAATGAAGTCAGTTTCTAACTTCGCAATCTTTTTAATCCTCTTTTTGGTCACCTCTG AAATATCTGAGATAGAAGCGAAAGATAAGGAATGTCTAAAAGGATACATTGATGCGCCTTTAAGCTATTGTATGGCTAGGATTTATCCGTCGTTGTGTTATCGAAATTGTCGTTTTTACAAGGGCGCGAAAGGTGGAAAATGCGACGGTCTTAAGTGCTTCTGCGACTTCTGCAGCGACAAGCCTTTTTAG
- a CDS encoding FKBP-like peptidyl-prolyl cis-trans isomerase family protein (FKBP-like peptidyl-prolyl cis-trans isomerase family protein; FUNCTIONS IN: FK506 binding, peptidyl-prolyl cis-trans isomerase activity; INVOLVED IN: protein folding; LOCATED IN: thylakoid, thylakoid lumen, chloroplast thylakoid lumen, chloroplast; EXPRESSED IN: 22 plant structures; EXPRESSED DURING: 14 growth stages; CONTAINS InterPro DOMAIN/s: Peptidyl-prolyl cis-trans isomerase, FKBP-type (InterPro:IPR001179); BEST Arabidopsis thaliana protein match is: FK506-binding protein 13 (TAIR:AT5G45680.1); Has 8823 Blast hits to 8572 proteins in 1646 species: Archae - 42; Bacteria - 4685; Metazoa - 1489; Fungi - 464; Plants - 749; Viruses - 0; Other Eukaryotes - 1394 (source: NCBI BLink).), with product MAASSPSLLLPLGSASRNGLTTKNPNSSRYIAARVIASETREQSCKISNLSSRREAMLLVLGVSGGLSMSSLAAYAAGLPPEDKPRLCEAECEKELENVPMVTTESGLQYKDIKVGRGPSPPVGFQVAANYVAMVPSGQIFDSSLEKGLPYLFRVGSGQVIKGLDEGILSMKAGGKRRLYIPGPLAFPKGLVSAPGRPRVAPNSPVIFDVSLEFIPGLDSEEE from the exons atggcagcttcttctccatctctcctTCTACCACTAG GTTCAGCATCTAGAAATGGTCTAACCACCAAGAATCCAAATTCATCAAGATATATAGCTGCAAGAGTCATAGCTTCAGAAACAAGAGAGCAAAGCTGTAAAATCAGTAATCTCTCTAGCCGTAGAGAAGCAATGCTTTTGGTACTCGGCGTCTCAGGAGGATTATCAATGAGCTCACTTGCGGCGTATGCAGCTGGTTTACCTCCAGAAGATAAACCAAGACTCTGTGAAGCAGAATGCGAGAAAGAGCTTGAAAAT gTTCCAATGGTAACTACAGAGTCAGGGCTTCAGTATAAGGATATTAAAGTTGGTAGAGGCCCGAGTCCACCGGTTGGTTTTCAG GTTGCTGCTAATTATGTGGCTATGGTTCCATCAGGGCAAATATTCGACAG TTCTCTGGAGAAAGGTCTACCGTATCTATTTCGCGTTGGCTCTGGCCAG GTGATCAAAGGACTTGATGAAGGAATCTTGAGTATGAAAGCTGGTGGCAAACGTAGACTCTACATCCCAGGGCCT TTGGCGTTTCCAAAGGGTCTAGTTTCAGCTCCAGGGAGGCCGAGAGTTGCGCCAAACAGCCCGGTGATATTTGACGTGAGCTTAGAGTTCATACCAGGTCTCGATTCAGAGGAAGAgtga